One Tunturibacter gelidoferens genomic region harbors:
- a CDS encoding undecaprenyl-diphosphate phosphatase encodes MSILHVIILAIVQGLAELLPVSSSAHVVVAEKLLGLDPTTPQMTLLLVMLHTGTMFAVIVYFWNQWKKTYFSGGDAFKRFLIRLIWASLLTAVIGEVIIKAIEKTAFKGASKGEIELLFGRLDLIAPALAAAGLLILLAGLMEKRRMGAHEQVYGDSVTMRQAGWIGAIQGLCLPFRGFSRSGATISTGMLTGASKERAERFSFALAVVLTPPAVGREVLRLVKASHEAKAAGMPIDLHGSMVMGLLGAVFAFLAGLLALRWLSSWLEEGRWYLFGIYCLVASVVVFGLYHAGY; translated from the coding sequence ATGTCGATTCTTCATGTCATCATCCTTGCCATTGTGCAAGGGCTCGCTGAACTTTTGCCTGTCTCGAGCTCCGCTCACGTTGTAGTTGCTGAAAAGCTGTTGGGGCTTGACCCGACGACGCCGCAGATGACGCTGCTGCTGGTGATGCTGCATACAGGCACGATGTTTGCCGTGATTGTTTACTTCTGGAACCAGTGGAAAAAGACTTATTTTTCAGGCGGCGATGCGTTCAAGCGGTTTCTGATCCGTCTGATCTGGGCTTCTCTGCTGACTGCTGTGATTGGTGAAGTGATCATCAAGGCTATCGAGAAGACGGCGTTCAAGGGAGCTTCGAAGGGAGAGATCGAGCTGCTTTTTGGGCGGCTGGATCTGATTGCTCCCGCGTTGGCCGCGGCTGGTTTGCTGATTCTGCTTGCTGGGCTGATGGAGAAGCGGCGCATGGGCGCGCATGAGCAGGTCTATGGCGACAGCGTGACGATGCGACAGGCGGGATGGATCGGTGCGATTCAGGGTCTGTGCCTGCCGTTCCGTGGATTTTCGCGGTCGGGAGCTACTATCTCGACGGGCATGCTGACGGGTGCGAGTAAAGAGCGGGCGGAGCGGTTCAGCTTCGCGCTGGCGGTTGTGCTGACTCCTCCAGCGGTAGGGCGCGAGGTGCTGCGGCTGGTGAAGGCCTCGCATGAGGCGAAGGCGGCGGGCATGCCGATTGATCTGCACGGAAGCATGGTGATGGGACTTCTTGGCGCTGTGTTTGCATTTCTGGCCGGACTGTTGGCGTTGAGGTGGTTGAGCAGTTGGCTGGAGGAAGGCAGATGGTATCTCTTCGGGATCTATTGCCTGGTGGCATCTGTGGTGGTGTTTGGGCTGTATCACGCGGGGTACTAA
- a CDS encoding DoxX family protein: MIGRILLASIFLISGTLHFLAPGVYLRIMPPYLPAHTLLIHISGAAEILGGIGLLIPSTRHAAAWGLVVLLIAVLPANIYMATSHLRLPGIMGQSWAQWLRIPLQLPLIYWAWFCTRNR, from the coding sequence ATGATCGGCCGTATCCTCCTCGCCTCAATCTTCCTTATCTCGGGCACTCTTCACTTCCTGGCCCCCGGCGTTTACCTCCGAATCATGCCGCCCTACCTGCCCGCGCACACACTTCTAATCCACATCAGCGGTGCGGCGGAGATACTCGGCGGCATCGGCCTGCTCATCCCCTCAACGCGCCACGCCGCGGCGTGGGGTCTGGTCGTTCTGCTCATCGCCGTCCTGCCGGCCAATATCTACATGGCGACATCCCACTTGCGCCTTCCCGGCATCATGGGCCAAAGCTGGGCACAATGGCTCCGCATCCCCCTACAACTTCCACTCATTTACTGGGCATGGTTCTGCACTCGCAATCGATAA
- a CDS encoding PA2169 family four-helix-bundle protein — MPTDSGKQNEMQRALNSLISTLLDSQKGFADIGEHLKDDTLKRYFLAESLKRASFRGDLEEILHQNGVHDIKESGTTAGALHRVWGDLKAKLGGGDHTLLETAEQGEDEAKKAYADALDQDLPLPVRQLVAEQQAHVLTSHDYVKSHRDSLVSK; from the coding sequence ATGCCGACAGATTCAGGTAAGCAGAACGAAATGCAGCGCGCTCTCAACTCCCTCATCAGCACTCTTCTCGACAGCCAGAAGGGCTTTGCCGACATCGGCGAACATCTGAAAGACGACACTCTCAAACGTTACTTCCTCGCCGAATCTCTCAAGCGCGCCAGCTTCCGCGGCGATCTGGAGGAGATTCTCCATCAGAATGGCGTACACGACATCAAAGAGTCCGGCACGACCGCCGGCGCCCTCCACCGCGTCTGGGGAGACCTGAAAGCCAAGCTCGGCGGCGGCGACCACACCCTCCTCGAGACCGCCGAACAGGGCGAAGACGAGGCCAAGAAGGCCTACGCCGACGCTCTCGATCAGGATCTTCCGCTCCCTGTCCGCCAGCTCGTTGCAGAGCAGCAGGCCCACGTCCTCACCTCTCACGACTACGTGAAGAGCCACCGCGACTCACTCGTATCCAAATAA